From a region of the Streptomyces sp. B21-083 genome:
- the ispG gene encoding flavodoxin-dependent (E)-4-hydroxy-3-methylbut-2-enyl-diphosphate synthase, with protein sequence MTAISLGMPTVPTKLAERRKSRQIQVGSVAVGGDAPVSVQSMTTTRTSDIGATLQQIAELTASGCQIVRVACPTQDDADALATIARKSQIPVIADIHFQPKYVFAAIEAGCAAVRVNPGNIKQFDDQVKEIARAAKDHGTPIRIGVNAGSLDRRLLQKYGRATPEALVESALWEASLFEEHDFRDIKISVKHNDPVIMVNAYRQLAAACDYPLHLGVTEAGPAFQGTIKSAVAFGALLSEGIGDTIRVSLSAPPVEEIKVGNQILESLNLRQRGLEIVSCPSCGRAQVDVYKLAEEVTAGLEGMEVPLRVAVMGCVVNGPGEAREADLGVASGNGKGQIFVKGEVIKTVPESKIVETLIEEALKIAEQMERDGIASGEPSVSVAG encoded by the coding sequence TGACTGCGATTTCTCTCGGCATGCCGACCGTTCCGACCAAGCTCGCCGAACGCCGCAAGAGCCGGCAGATCCAGGTCGGTTCGGTGGCCGTGGGCGGGGACGCGCCGGTGTCGGTGCAGTCGATGACGACCACGCGTACGTCGGACATCGGGGCCACGCTCCAGCAGATCGCCGAACTGACGGCGTCCGGCTGCCAGATCGTGCGGGTGGCGTGCCCCACGCAGGACGACGCGGACGCGCTGGCGACCATCGCGCGCAAGTCGCAGATCCCGGTGATCGCCGACATCCACTTCCAGCCGAAGTACGTGTTCGCCGCGATCGAGGCCGGCTGCGCGGCGGTCCGGGTGAACCCCGGCAACATCAAGCAGTTCGACGACCAGGTCAAGGAGATCGCGCGCGCCGCCAAGGACCACGGCACGCCGATCCGTATCGGCGTCAACGCCGGTTCGCTGGACCGCCGGCTCCTCCAGAAGTACGGCAGGGCCACCCCCGAGGCGCTCGTCGAGTCGGCGCTGTGGGAGGCGTCGCTCTTCGAGGAGCACGACTTCCGGGACATCAAGATCTCCGTCAAGCACAACGACCCGGTGATCATGGTCAACGCCTACCGTCAGCTCGCCGCCGCCTGCGACTACCCCCTCCACCTCGGCGTGACCGAGGCGGGCCCGGCGTTCCAGGGCACCATCAAGTCGGCCGTCGCCTTCGGCGCGCTGCTCAGCGAGGGCATCGGCGACACGATCCGCGTCTCCCTGTCGGCGCCGCCGGTCGAGGAGATCAAGGTCGGCAACCAGATCCTGGAGTCCCTCAACCTCCGCCAGCGCGGCCTGGAGATCGTCTCGTGCCCCTCGTGCGGGCGCGCCCAGGTCGACGTCTACAAGCTGGCCGAAGAGGTCACCGCCGGCTTGGAGGGCATGGAGGTCCCGCTGCGCGTCGCGGTCATGGGCTGCGTGGTGAACGGCCCCGGCGAGGCCCGCGAAGCCGACCTCGGCGTCGCCTCCGGCAACGGCAAGGGCCAGATCTTCGTGAAGGGCGAGGTCATCAAGACGGTCCCCGAGTCGAAGATCGTCGAGACCCTGATCGAGGAGGCGCTGAAGATCGCCGAACAGATGGAGCGGGACGGCATCGCTTCCGGCGAGCCATCGGTCTCCGTCGCGGGCTGA